The genomic interval ACTGTGCTGGCAGTCAGCTCCCCTGCTTGTGCGTTGCTCGTGGTACCTGCTGTCGTGGCCACAGAGGTCACCGAGGGGAGGGTGGTGGGCTCTTGGGTGGTGGGTGAGAGGGTGGGTGTGGCCCTGCTCACAGTGGTGACCTTGGGCAGGCCCATTGACACCTGGGTGGTGGAAGCTTGTGCAGACACGTTCAGTATCTGGGGGCTCATGGTGAGGGCAGGGTCTGCTGGGGGGCTACTGGCCAAGTGCTCAGAGGAACTGTGCATGTTTCCTGGACTGCCTGCATTGGGTGTGGCTGCAGCTGTGGTTACAGTACTTGTGGCCAAGCTCACCAACCTTGCCGTCCTTGGCAGCATGCTACTGCTTGGCACTTGGACACGGGGTGTGCTGAGAGACGAGAGCCCAGGGGAGATTGGGGACATAGCCCGGGCAGCCAATGTGGAGACTGATGATGTGGCCAGCATGGGTGTACCGGAAGCCACATGGTCAGCTGTGCCCCCTGCAACAGTTAAAGCCCCTACCCCTGTCCTGCTTGTTGTCTCTGCTGTGACCTCAGTATAGTTGCTGTTGACCACCGAAGTCACCTTGGTTAATGTGACAGGGGAAGGCGTCACCGAGGTTATGTTTCCAGACGTTCTGGTACCAACTGTTCCTGATATCTCCACAGATGAATTTTTCTGGACTAAACTAATCCCCGTCAGGTTATGGAATGGGTCAAGTGATGACATCTCTTGGTTTTCAGATAAGGACAGGGAGGAAATCCAAATGAGCACAAGGACTGTCCACATCTTGCGGCTGAGCTAGGCTGGTCAGCTCCTCAGGCTGTGAATGATTTCCTTCTGCTCGCAGAGGGCTCAGAGGTAGCTGGTCAGGACGTGCTCCTAGGCTGGGCCTCCCTCCTCCTTGGAGAGCTGCGAGCTTGTCGCGGTTTGCTTGCCGGGTGAGGTCTGGCTTTGCAGGCGGTGGAGCAGCTTCGTGGAGCACTCCCAGGCCGTGGCATGTCTGGGGGCACATGTGGGACACAGGCAGATGCTCCACCCTGGTTTCAGGCACATCCGAGGGTTGCAGGCCTGCGGCAGCCCTGGGACGGCGGGGAAGCGCCCGAGGCCTGGCGCGAGGACGTGGCCGGCAGTGGACAGCTCGGCCGGCGGGGAGCCAACACTGCTCGGGCCCCGCCGGGCCCTCCTCCTGATTcttgaaatccagttttcccttAGAAGACCTCCAACTGACTGGATGAAGCCCACCCCATTGCTGAAGAAACCTATGCTTAAGGCTAACGGTACTAATCATGTTTATGAAACTGATCATGATTATGAAACTCTTCCACAGTAACAGATAGGCTAGTGTTTGACCAAATGAGtaacaccataacctagccaagtggacacataaaattaactatcacaGTCAGTAATCTGACCTCTGGTTCAAGTTCTCTGGTTAGAGCTCAGCTGTCAGCCAGAGATGAGGTCTCATCTGAGGGCTCATCTGAGGGCTCGGTTGGAGGAGGATTCATACCTAAGCTCAATTATGTGGTTGTCAGAAGGATTTAGCTTGTTAGACTGAGGGCTTCAATTTCTTGTTGGCAGATGGTTGGATCCCCCCTTAGTTCTTCGCTATGTGAACTTCTCTATGGGGCACCTCAAATGATGGCAGCTGAATTCTTCACAGTGAGCAAGTGAGATAGCCAAAGAGAGTGAACACCGAAGACAGAAGCCAcagttttttttaagttcatcTCAGAAGTTATATCCCATGACTTCTGTCATGCTCTTTTCAGTAGAAGGAAGTCTATAAGAACAGCTCATTCCCACAGGTAGGGTTACATAAGGGCATGATACCAGGAAGGGGGGAGGGGTTCATTAGGGGAGCATCTTAGAGGCTGCCTGCTCCCACGCTACATATTTTTTCACCTtatttatttaaggaaaatgattttagatagttattctgtttctttcactgaaatggaaaaactaatccTTACAACTAGAAGCCATTTATGTAGAAGTGGTATATTCTACTTTACCttgaaatacacaaaatattatgaataaacaccagtataaatatataattgttaTTATGTATAATATGTATAATTAAGTATATTATGATAATACTATCTATAATTATATGCTACACTACAATATATATAAttaagatatataatatatataattataagttatgcatatata from Tamandua tetradactyla isolate mTamTet1 chromosome 19, mTamTet1.pri, whole genome shotgun sequence carries:
- the LOC143663355 gene encoding uncharacterized protein C11orf24-like, whose translation is MWTVLVLIWISSLSLSENQEMSSLDPFHNLTGISLVQKNSSVEISGTVGTRTSGNITSVTPSPVTLTKVTSVVNSNYTEVTAETTSRTGVGALTVAGGTADHVASGTPMLATSSVSTLAARAMSPISPGLSSLSTPRVQVPSSSMLPRTARLVSLATSTVTTAAATPNAGSPGNMHSSSEHLASSPPADPALTMSPQILNVSAQASTTQVSMGLPKVTTVSRATPTLSPTTQEPTTLPSVTSVATTAGTTSNAQAGELTASTVPAHHASLTPTWVATSPTTHTQSNPALPTRATEGPGIPQTPEQVGTEATLGAASTRLTPGSSGGPTMQSTTSCQPSTQGHHLVATSELLPQFWVNRSILLVVLLLGVTLFITVLVLFALQAYESYKRKDYTQVDYLINGMYADSEMFRPWEGWPWPLADWSGCKAGPSPRPLLWPLMPNQVLPNSFGAI